One Setaria italica strain Yugu1 chromosome II, Setaria_italica_v2.0, whole genome shotgun sequence DNA segment encodes these proteins:
- the LOC101774126 gene encoding cytochrome P450 76M5: MNLNRAKSLVIEMDASAILFLVCISVGFFLVHKILVSGKATSTSNARRPPGPARVPLLGNILDLRGAELHHALARLAGVYGPIMSLKLGTSNAIVVSSAAAARDVLQKHDHILVGRAVNDAARALGSHELSMLWLPASSPLFKRLRAVCNNHLFSARGLDATKAVREEKVRELVGFLRSRYAGQAVEVGSVVLSGMLNLMSNVLFSEDVADLSSDHAQELETLINDMIEEITKPNLSDLFPVLAPLDLQSRRRNNTVYMKKLYDFMDRVICRRQSAGGEKKVDFLDVLLRLHSEDQFSLQSVNSFLLDLFVAGTATTSLTVQWTLAELLRHPAVMSKVRGELQEVLGAKEYPDESDIDKLPYLRTVVMEIMRLHSPSPIMMPHVAMADGAEVGGFVVPKGTIVIVNVWAIMRDPASWEQPEAFMPERFRGTGLDFRGGDTAFLPFGSGRRLCPGMPMATRSLTLILASVLHAFEWSLHDGMQPCDVDVRERFSTSLNMVTPLKAVPTPVCH, from the exons ATGAACCTCAACCGGGCCAAGAGCCTAGTAATCGAAATGGATGCTTCAGCTATACTATTTCTCGTCTGCATTTCTGTTGGCTTTTTCCTTGTCCACAAAATCCTCGTCTCTGGAAAAGCCACGAGCACCAGCAATGCGCGGCGGCCTCCCGGCCCAGCAAGAGTCCCACTCCTCGGTAACATCTTGGACCTCCGTGGCGCCGAGCTGCACCACGCCCTGGCCAGGCTCGCCGGGGTGTACGGCCCTATCATGTCCTTGAAGCTCGGCACGAGCAACGCCATCGTGgtctcctccgccgctgccgctcgcgACGTGCTGCAGAAGCACGACCACATCCTGGTCGGGCGGGCCGTCAACGACGCTGCGCGCGCACTTGGAAGCCACGAGCTCTCCATGTTGTGGCTCCCGGCCAGCAGCCCGCTCTTCAAGCGCCTCCGCGCCGTGTGCAACAATCACCTCTTCTCGGCACGCGGGCTGGACGCCACCAAGGCCGTGCGCGAGGAGAAGGTGAGGGAGCTGGTTGGCTTCCTCCGCAGCCGCTATGCCGGCCAGGCGGTGGAAGTCGGCAGCGTCGTGCTCTCGGGGATGCTCAACCTGATGTCCAACGTGCTCTTCTCGGAGGATGTGGCCGATCTGAGCTCGGACCATGCGCAGGAGCTCGAGACGCTGATCAATGACATGATCGAGGAGATCACCAAGCCCAACTTGTCGGACCTTTTCCCCGTGCTCGCCCCGCTTGACCTTCAGAGCCGCCGGCGGAACAACACGGTGTACATGAAGAAGCTCTATGATTTCATGGACCGTGTCATTTGTCGCCGTCAGAGTGCAGGAGGCGAAAAGAAAGTTGATTTTTTAGATGTGCTCCTCCGGCTTCACTCAGAGGATCAGTTCAGTCTTCAGTCAGTCAACTCATTTCTTTTG GATCTCTTCGTGGCCGGGACAGCTACGACCTCGCTTACGGTGCAGTGGACGCTGGCCGAGCTACTCCGGCATCCGGCCGTTATGTCAAAAGTGCGCGGCGAGTTGCAGGAAGTGCTCGGCGCAAAGGAGTATCCAGACGAATCCGACATCGACAAGCTGCCCTACCTCCGCACTGTGGTGATGGAGATCATGCGGCTGCACTCGCCGAGCCCTATCATGATGCCGCACGTGGCCATGGCCGACGGCGCGGAGGTCGGTGGCTTCGTGGTGCCTAAGGGCACCATAGTGATCGTCAACGTGTGGGCCATCATGCGTGATCCGGCGTCTTGGGAGCAGCCGGAGGCGTTCATGCCGGAGAGGTTCCGAGGGACGGGTCTGGATTTCCGGGGCGGGGACACGGCGTTCCTGCCATTTGGGTCTGGGAGGAGGCTGTGCCCTGGGATGCCGATGGCGACGAGGTCGCTGACGCTGATCCTTGCATCTGTGCTGCACGCGTTCGAGTGGAGTCTACACGACGGGATGCAACCGTGCGATGTGGATGTCAGGGAACGATTCTCCACGTCCCTTAACATGGTTACACCACTAAAGGCCGTGCCAACGCCAGTTTGCCACTGA